The window TACTACATTCGGAAAAGTAGgagattttaaaatcttatttgagAAGAGAACAGTTTGTGTCTAATATGAAGCTTTTCCTCTTAAACGAATGTTCGTGTTTTTAATGAAAGTTAatatcctttaaaatgttttctctcaaaGGGATTTTTAGCTAATCAGATGAGAGCTGAAAACTTGAAGGATGCATCTGTGCTACCTGATTTGTGCCTGAGTCATGCAAATCAGTTGATGATTATGTTGCAAAACCATAGAAAGCTGTTGGACATTAAACAGAAGTGCACCACTGCCAAACAGGAGCTCGCAAATAACCTTCATGTCAGACTCAAGTAAGTCGTTCTCAGGCAGCTGGTTTGGGGTGTTGAGAGTTGATGCTTTGTATTTCTCCCAAGTGATGGTGTGATTTTATTACCATACTGACTCTTCGTCGGTTGACGACCATGGGCACGGATGGTTTTTCAGAGTCTGTGCATCTCGATTTCATTCTGCAGGTGGTGTTGCTTTGTGATGCTCCACGCAGATCAGGATGGAGAGAAGTTGCAGGCTTTGCTCCGCCTGGTTATCGAGCTCTTAGAAAGAGTCAAGATCGTAGAAGCTCTGAGCACAGTTCCTCAGATGTACTGCTTAGCTGTTGTTGAGGTTGTCAGGAGAAAAATGTTCATAAAACACTACAGGGAGGTACGCAGGCTGAGCTGTGTTTACTGTGTCTGGGCCTCAGTGAGTTGGTGCTGATGCTAATACTGCTCTCCTTTCCTCAGTGGGCTGGTGCTTTAGTCAAGGACGGAAAGCAATTGTATGAGGCTGAGAAGTCAAAAAGGGAATCCTTTGGGAAATTATTTAGTAAGTGTTCTTTATTAATAacttaacattttttaagaaaaagtgctGGTTTTATTTTGTAGTTATGAGTACATTATGCAGCTGAAGTTGTAGAGTAACTGCATGTTAATCTCTTTATACAGGGAAGTCTTTTCTAAGAAATCGTCTGTTCAGGGGATTGGACTCCTGGCCCCCATCCTTTTGTGTACGTATTTATTTTCTAACATGACTAAGTCCTGTGTGTTCAGACCTTTATTTCAGAAGTGGAGATACTTAtcagaaacaaatttttaatcaaaataacgGTGTTTTTGACTCTAAGATGAATTCATAGTTTTTGGTCAGGAGTCTTCTCTGCTCAGAACGGTGACGTCGTAGGACACTGTTGAGATGGGTAGGAACGGAGTCTCTTCCCCTcactggatctgtctccctcctcctctccttcccgccctcccctccccctcctccttccctttctttgatTCATGTTGGACAATCCCCAATCAGGTCATCTTCATCGAAGCCATGAAATATAAGGTCCCTGTATTTCTAAACCAGAATGGGACCACTAGTtttattacatgaaaaaaaaccaaaaaacaattcCATGGTCAAATAAGTTTTGGAAATGCTGTCTGTTTGTTTTCTCCTCACACACGTTTTCTCTTCACACACACTGTTTCACGGTCACACGTACTTCGTGCTACAGGATTCCTTAGGGCTATAGatgttgtgtttttgtgtgtctgCAAACAGGCAGGGTTTCCTACACACACGCCTTTACTGGGGAACCCTGCATAAGTCATGACTAAGGCCATGGCCTTGTCTTAAAAGCTGCATTTCTcagcaataataaaaagaatggtaggtgatttttgtttttttttaagacgcTGCAATTGACTAAGATTTCATACTTTGGAAAATGTAATGAAAAGTTGGAGTCAAGGGTATGGAAGGAGGTTTTACGTTAGAAAGAAAGTCTTTGCTGCCTTAAAACAGCACCACACACCAGTGGTGACAAAAGTAGATGGAGGGCCAGGGTGGGCCTCAGGAGTGTGCTGACTGAGCAGTCAGTCACGTGGAAATTTGGGAACAGCCTGTGTGGTAGCGAGACAGATGGGTTCCTTTAATGTACGTGGAAACAGCAGTGTTCCTATGAAAAGATGCTGAgagcagagaagagagggagcAAGCCCAGCATCCCTGTTGTTTCAGACTCGGGAGATGATCTTCTCATTGAGCAGTCCTTCATTTGTAGTTGATTATCTTATTCTGTTTCTATGGGATGAGTAGATCGTTTGAAGCATTTTTAATTACTTACTGTACTGAATTATATAGTAAGAAATACAGTATTTATAACAAGAAATATAATAAGTATAGTCAATATATAGTAAGAAATCATATACAAAATTATCCTGTatattttttggtaatttttttttatatatagacaCAGAAGCCTCGAAAGTttgactgtgaacttccagatatttcaTTAAAAGATTTACAGTTTCTGCAATCATTTTGTCCTTCTGAAGTTCAGCCATTCCTCAGGTAAATGCCTGTAGATCCCACTTTGGGATGTTCTCGATGCCCTGGGTGGTGGGAAGAGCACCAGTGCTCGCAGGGGACTCCAGAACAGAGGAGGATTTCATGATAGGCTGGTTCTTCCGTGGCTGCTTTGGGAAGCTTGCAGGGaatataaaaatgattagaaaataaagatcagaaaatgaagataataaagtAGAAGAAAAGTAATGCCTTACATGAAATTAGTTTTTTCTGATAGTAATCTGTGTTGATGCATGGTATGTGTTAGTCTTCTTCAACTTGTTTGGTATTGATTGATAGAGAATCATTTTGGGCACAGATTACAATGTTTGGTTGTAGTTATCCCTTTCTCATTAAGAAATTAGAAGTCTAATTTGGTTGCGCTCTGTTTCAGGGTTCCCTTACTTTGTGACTTTGAACCTCTCCACCAGCATGTACTTGCTCTGCATAATTTGGTAAAAGCAGCACAAAGTTTGGATGAAATGTCACAGACCATTACAGACCTGCTGAGTGAACAAAAGGCAAATCCAGTTCTTTGCAGTGGTTCGCCCCGTTAGCATGCATGCCTGTGGTGTCGCAGCTCGGTCAGCCTGTCCCTCTCTCTTCCAGGCCTCTGCGAGTCAGACGTCCCCGCAGTCGGCTTCCTCGCCCCGGCTGGAAAGCGCGACAGGAATCACAACCACTACCTCACCCAGGACACCGCCTCCACTCGCCGTGCAGGATCCCCTGTGTCCTGCAGTTTGCCCCTTAGAGGAGCTGTCACCAGACAGCATTGATGCCCACACGTTCGACTTTGAGACTATCCCCCATCCAAATATAGAGCATACTCTCCACCAGGCCTCCTTAGACTTGGATTCACTAGCAGAAAGTCCTGAGTCGGACTTTATGTCTGCGGTGAACGAGTTTGTCATAGAGGAGCAGCTATCGTCTCCAAACCCCATCAGTGACCCGCAGAGCCCAGAGATGATGGTGGAGTCCCTCTACTCCTCTGTCATCAACGCCATTGACAGCAGGCGGATGCAGGACACCAGTGCCCCCGGTCAGGAGGACCCGGGCGACCGCGCATCCCTCAGTGTCCAGCTGGGGAGGTGCCGCGCATCCGCCCACGACTCGCACCTCAGCATTCAGACCCTGAAGGAGGACTTCTGCCACTTCCGGACGTTCGTGCAGAAGGAACAGTGTGACTTTGCCAATTCCTTGCAGTGTACAGCAGTAGAAATAAGAAGCATTATCGACAAAGTAAAGCACTCTTTGGAAATAACACTACATGAAAAACATCAAAAAGAACTAGAGTCTTTAAAAAGCGAGTACGAGGGCAGGCTCGCTACCCTGGTGAAGGAGAGTGAAGAGAACAAGAGCAAGATCACCAAGCTGCGGGGGGACCTGGTATGCCTGGAGGAGGTGCTGCAGAATAAGGATAATGAGTTTGCTCTGGTCAAGCACGAGAAGGAAGCCATCATCTGCCTGCAGAAAGAGAAGGACCAGAAGCTGCTCGAGATGGAGTGCACAGTGCGCACCCAGCACTGTGAGATGGAAGCATTGCGGCAGTCGCGTGAggttgccctggaggacttgagGAAGCTCCACGTGGAGAATGATGAGAAGCTCCAGCTACTGCGGGCAGAGCTCCAGCGCCTGGAGCAGAGTCATCTGAAGGAGCTGGAGGACACACTGCAGGTCCGTCACACACAGGAGTTGGAGAAGGCCATGAGCGAGCACAGGCTCTGCTTGGAGAAACTAGAAATGGAAAACCAGCAGAGGATCGAGCAGATCCAAGATTCTCATGCTGCAGTCATCCAGGAGAAGGAGCAGCAGGTCCAGGAGTTAAAGCTCAAGGTTTCGGATTTGTCAGACATGAGATGTAAGTTAGAGGTGGAGCTGGCTCTGAAGGAAGCAGAAACTGATGAGATAAAAATGTTGCTGGAAGAAAGCAGAACCCAGGAGAAGAAGACCTTGCAGTCTCTCTTCGAAAAAGAGACCGAACAGTTGAGAGCAGAGATCAGTAAACTAAACCAAAAGATTCACGACAATAATGAAAATTATCAGGTGGGCTTGGCAGAGCTGAGAACTTTAATGACAGTTGAAAAAGATCAGTGCATTTCCGAGTTAATTAGTAGACACGAAGAAGAATCTGATAGGCTTACAACTGATTTAAACAAAATAACATCGTTGTATCAGCAAGCATTTGAAATAGAAAAAGGCCTGAAAGAAGAATTAGCTGAACTGCAGAGTAAATTGGACTCAGAATTGAGTgctcttgaaaaacaaaaagatgagaaaatctCCCAGCAAGAGGATATGTACAAAGCTATTATCCAGAAgctagagaaagacaaagaggaaTTTGTCATGAGACAGGAACAGGACCGAGAACAGCTAGTTCAGAGGCTTAATTGTGAAAAAGAAGCTGCTATTGAGACTGCCAGAAAAGAAATGCACTTGGAAAGAGAAGCTGTTGAGAAAGAGTTGTTAGAGAAAGTTAAACATCTTGAGAGTCAATTAGCAAAAAGGTAAGAAAGAACTTCAGTCTGTAATCATAAAATTAAAGTCTGGTGATTCAAATTTTAATTGTGTTTGTAATCACAGtaccttaatttcctcatttacCTCAGGTAAAAGTAACCATTGAGATATTTGTGAAgtaaaaatgtcctttttaaaatagtccatgttacttaaaaatatttgaaagaaataacAGACTGTAAATCCACTGGGATGGCCTCTAAAAATGGATTCGTATTTTGGATTTCAAGACAAATaagttttgaaaatttcaaatgttttcaggatctttttcccccctttttaacATATAAATTTCCTTTCAGTTTATTTGTAGTTTGTTCCCTGAATTCTTCATTTGAAAGTTactgattttcattcttttaaaatcatgtacAATGTATAAAAGAGCAGCAGTTAGTAACGTTTAGGACTCCAGCTTCCTGGTTGTTATTTTCTGATATTACAATCTCAGTTATTTCCTCTGTGATTCAAAAGATAATGTTAAATTCTGGGTTTTATACAGTGGtgggtttttttgcttttttattattgttgtctgATGTTATTGCCTTTGATCAGAGAAAATGGACTTTGGTATTTCTACTCATTAAAATTTATTGAGGGGGTTTGTGGCCTAATAAACAATTTCTAGAGCATCATTAGTTGGTTCTATCATTAATTCTTCCAAGAGAGTATCTGTATAGGTGTATGTGCTTTATGTAATTTAACCTCCAGCTGCTGCTTATCACTTTTACCCAGTCTGTTGTGATTGACTATCTGCTGTATACTGTTCATAATCTGGTGCACAGTTGAACCTCCAAGTCTGTTTTGAAAACAGAATGTTTTCTGGAGGGATTGGAGGCTCTTAGAGGAACTGGACCTCTGAGTGTCCTCAGAGCCTGGGGGATGCAGAGGTCGAGGCAGTCACTGCAGAAGGCCAGGTAGGCCGGCGGCACCAGGGTCCTCCAGGGGCCAGTGATGGGTATGGTGCGCAGTGTTCGGTCAGAGATTGTAGTCCTCGCGGGGTCCTGCCCAGACATCGCACCCCCTCTCATCTTACCCCTTCTCATCGTGCTTTGGAGCCCTCTGAGAATCCTCTGGACACCGGGCCCTCCTGCAGCATCCTTCCTGCAGGCTCGCCGTGGCTGCCATGGGGGAATGGAAGCCCCTCCGTACCTGCCCAGTGCTGTCAGGACTCGTGTGGACCCCACCTTGTGTCCTCTGTGTCACCTGAGTGTCCTAGCTCCAGGAGTGAGGCTGTGTCTACTTTATGGTAACTGAGGAGACCATGGCAGGGGTCAAGTCTCCACAGACCAGGTACAAGCCTTAAGCCAGGTTCCCTGCTTCAGAATCCGAAGGGCCTCAACCATGGTTCTCCCGTAGGACTTGCCAAAGCTCCATTCAGTGTCCATTTTGGTAGAGCAGCTGCATGGGTTCGCggtggagggtggtggtggggtaaGGTAGGCAGGGAATGCTCCCACAGCAGGGGCTGCACAGGTATTCAGTGGAGTAGCTGGAGCAGCAACTCAGATGCGCTCTGTCCTGCCTCTGGGTCTCAGAAATCCTGACCCTCACCTTGGACAGGCCGTCCCGTGTGCCTGAACTGCTCTACACTTAGAAATCTTGTTGTACTGACAGACAAGCTGTGGGTTATCATGGCTCACGCCTCTGATAGCTCACCCACTGTgtctttccctgatagctcaagtAGTtgctaattcctttttttttttttttaattttaaaaataaatttatttttggtcatgccagcacatgtgagatcttagttctctgatcaaggatcaaacctatgctcCCTACTTTGGAAGCATGgcattttaaccactggattgccagggacttactttgtttttaactttaaaaaatgtatttcattgaCACAAGTATAATCTGAAGCCCcatggctcagaccgtaaaggatctgcctacagtatcgggaagatcccctggagaagggattggctacccactctagtattcttgcctggagaattccatggatagaggagcctggcaggctgcagtccatggagtcacaaagagtcggacacagttagCATTTTAATAGTTGATGTACATTGTTATCCTAATTTCTGCTGTGTGGCAAAGTGATGCAGTTAAACATATGTATATTCTTCTCCATTAAGGCAtttcccaggatattgaatagagttccctgtacaACAGGACCTTATTGCTTCTTCATCTTGTATATTACAGTAGTCCAGTTAGACTTTTGTGACCTGCTGCCCCCTCGCCTGTAACCTCAttctcttccctctgccctgCCTACTTGCCTGGAACTTGGCTTTTTGTTTTCCCCACAGTAGTTGGCTTACCCTGTAACTGTAGGGAGTACTTCTTCAAGGCGTGTCACTTAAACCTGCACAAAGTAGACATTAGGCAGACAGTATGAAGAGTTGCTCACATGTAAGCCCTGCGTACGGCTTATTTTATCCTAAGTCCGTTTTCTTAGTGAGCGAAGTCCCTGGCTTCATCCTGGTTCCTCAGTGACCTTGAAATGATGCTGCCTGTGATTTTTaatccaccccctccccagccccaaaggagaaactttgaaaaacattGAAGTGTCCTTTTAAATTgaataaatgtacatttaaaaccCTTCACTGACTTGGTTGCTAGGATAGTGTGGGAATGTTTACAGTCTTTCTCCTGAGACGGGGATATTTTAACACCTTGGATGAGATTATCTACTTCTTGACAAGCATTCGGATGTAGAGGATTGTGAGGTTGAAAGCAGATAAAATAAGCAGCAGCCTGGGCTTGTGCTTTCTCGCCGACCTCGCCTCTCAGCCCCTCAGCACCCCTTGGAGGTGAGCAGGTTCTGAGAGAAGTGAATCTGAATTTAGGCGTATGTCAGTTTGCTGTGTACACATTTAAGTTTCACTTTAGTTTAAGGTTACCTATTCATTAGGTAACAAAAGGAACCAAAgcctgtttaaaaaatgaaagctctTCAACAGATGTGTTCTGCAGGTGTATTTTTAATTCAACTCTCAGTCCTGTGTCTGGCAGTAACAGGAAAGGTAAAACTAGAATTTGAAGCTGAGCTCTTgaagtatattaatttttatactgACAATGTTGCCTTTTGCTGTAGAAACTGATTATCCTGAATATCGGATATAACCACTCAACCCCACTGCTGGGAGGATGTGGTCTGTATTAGGCTTTTCCCTGGCacttgtttctcttttgctggTGGATAAAAAGCGAGAGTTGACATAGAAAGATCTTTTAACACCAGTTAACTACTGTTAGGTTAAAGGAAGATGTTTAGCATTTCTGGTGTCATCTAATTATGATACTTGGTATACTTGTTATTATATCTGTAATACTGGGGGGAAAATGTAatactgtatttaatttttaaagtcatgCCATGGAATCTGCCAGAGAAGATTCTTCAAGCCTAGTTGCTGAACTTCAAGAAAAGCTCCAGGAAGAAAAAGCTAAGTTTCTAGAACAACTTGAAgagcaggagaaaaggaagaatgaagagatgcaGAATGTTCGAACATCTTTGATCGCTGAGCAGCAGGTGTGTGGGTTCCCGGACTGAGAAGGTTAACAAGTGTGTCTGTGTAGCTGAGGTTTTTGCTGTCTTAACTGTGACTTTTCCTACAATGATCCTGGTGGTATTTGCTAAGTATCTTCTTCATATTTAAAAGCATGTTCTTTTTAACAGTCATTATTTCACATGAgtacttcaaaaagaaaacagtcctagtttagaaatgaagaaatgtaaATTCTGTTCCTGACTTCCTAGCTTCCTCCCTGATCTTGTCAAAGTCATTTAATGTCTTCACATCACATTAATTTTTGCAAATGAAAGTGTTTATACTACTACATGGGTAACATTTGAGTTTCTTTTCTCTAAGCTGTgaaattttcttctaatttatgTGCTGTTAATTCTTATCCATGTGATGAGctggcatttttatttaaaactaaatGTCACCTTGTGTATGATACTTTTCTTCTCCATGTTGAGACGTACCACCAGAAATAGATGCAGTGTGTTTTTTGTGTCTGCCACTGCACTGTGCGTACAGATCATGTGAGTGGTTCTCGTTCTGTTGTTCCAGACCAATTTTAACACTGTTTTAAcgagagagaaaatgaggaaagaaaacataATCAATGATCTCAGTGATAAGCTCAAGAGCACAATGCAGCAGCAGGAGCGGGACAAAGGTGAGCGGGCCTCAGGAGTGCGGCACCTTTGGCTCTGACCGATGCGCGCCGTGGGTAACTCTGTCCCAACCCTGGCTGCAGATTTGATCGAGTCCCTGTCTGAGGACCGCGCGCGTCTGCTGGAGGAGAAGAAGCGACTGGAGGAGGAAGTCAGCCGGCTGCGGGGCGGCGCCTTCGTGCCCTCCCCGGGCGTGGCCGCAGCCCCGGAGTTGTACGGGGCCTGTGCACCTGAGCCCCCAGTGGAGGCCCTGGACACCTTTGCTGAGGGGAGGCCAGATTCAGCCATGGAGACCAGCACGATGTCTGTCCAGTGAGTGCTCCATCCTCCTGTTCAGAATGGCCAGCCAGCACTGAGGGTGGGAGGGCTGGGCAGCCCTGGTGGTGACCGCAGCCCACGGACCTGAGAGCTGGACCTGGTGGATTGTTTATAGCACAGTCTGTGTTAACATCACTGGTTATCTGTGGGAGCCCATATGGGCGTGTTTCATGGGGTGCCTTGGTGTCCCTGCAGTGTCCATGGGTAGCCAGGAAGGGCTGCCGGACTGGTGTCTGCAGGGGTTCCAGGGTTGAGCCCATGGCCTCGGGGAGCAGGGGTTACCAGAGGCTCAGGTGTGTTCATGGGGCTGAGGCCGTGGTGGATGGAGTGGTCACTTACACATAAAATCTGAAATGAAAGTCATACAGGTAGAAGTGGAGAGGAGGAGCGTGGTTTCCCCAGGACTGTGGGTGCAGGGAGGAGGTAGTCATGTGAGGTGAGGGGGCTGTGGATTAGCGGTGCACGGTACACATGTCTCAGACCACCTCGTTGTGCATTCTAAGTGTGTTACAGTTTTATTTGTCAATATGGCTAAAGTAAGTCATTTTCTCTTAGAGAAAACGTCCACGTGCTCTCTGAAGAAAGACAGCGGATAATGCTGTTGGAACGAGTAAGTGCATTTTGTCTGTGTTGAAGCATAGTGGGTAAAGGCCTTCACTCTGGATCGCAGTGAAGCAACCTTACATGAGAACAGGATTTGTTGTGTTTATATATTAGATCTTTTTAATGGTTATTTTGTGGTTATTTTTGAGAAGCTCTGTCATCTCTGATCCTAGTGGCTGGTAACAGTTCAGGATTCAGCAACAAAGTTTAAGTGTGGATTCTGCAtactaattttcaaaaattaagtaTTTTCCAAAATGGGGCAAAAACAGAATATGTGAATAATGAAGAAAAGTTAGGTTTTTTATAGGGATTGATTgaggtgaagagaaaaaaaatggcaataggGGTTTCTTCTTAATTGCAGACTTGCCTTTCTTTGTTCATAGAGTACTTTTCATTGCTTAGGCTTTGAAGatttttacagtttcttttgCTCTCCATAAGATAACTGTCTGAGGATTCGGAGTCTGATCTGTACAGACATGTACTCTCGATGCTCGGGTCTCCCCTGTGCTCTTGTTAGTGAAGGGTCATCACGTCTGCTTGCCTGTGTGTAGTAACTGTGGGTCCCACCTCCTGGGCCACACCTCCTAACACAGCTTCTGGGGACAGATCTTGACAGTTAGTGTATATTTGCAAGTCCTTGAGGGCTTCTAATGCAGATTAAGCTTTGAGAACACCTGACTTAAGGAAGTATACCTAAAAATTATTCCAATTGTCTTTTATGCCAGTAAATAAAACAGTTGGAGAGATTCCCTAGAAAAGAATGTCCCCAAGATATTTTTATACTAGAGATCAGCGTTAGTCCATTATGTTTGGATTTGAGTATTTATGAGCATAAAtagtctttttctcttctctgcagaCACTACAGTTGAAAGAAGAAGAGAACAAGCGGTTAAATCAGAGACTGGTAAGGTTTCTCGCCCAGTTGATCTTGACATTTAAACTGTTTGGGTCACATTTCATTAAGAAGATCAGAAAGTTGTGTGGTTTGATTAATTCATGCCTGGTAGGTTTTGTTGACTAATCAGTTTTACAAGTCAGTCTTAACGTGCTTTAATAAAccagttgcttcatttttcatACTCTAAT of the Bubalus bubalis isolate 160015118507 breed Murrah chromosome 15, NDDB_SH_1, whole genome shotgun sequence genome contains:
- the RB1CC1 gene encoding RB1-inducible coiled-coil protein 1, with product MKLYVFLVNTGTTLTFDTELTVQTVADLKHAIHSKYKIAIQHQVLVVNGGECMAADRRVCTYSAGTDTNPIFLFNKEMILSERLPAIPKTTFSTENDMEIKVEESLMMPAVFHTVASRTQLAVEMYEVAKKLCSFCEGLVHDEHLQHQGWAAIMANLEDCSNSYQKLLFKFESIYSNYLQSVEDIKLKLTHLGTAVSVMAKIPLLECLTRHSYRECLGRVDSLPEREGSEKAETKTSTELVLSPDTPAATSKPSFTSFHMSVEHVASDATDAESGKDVREPCPSPAQQDAAAIEAKEGDLPFFNVSLLDWINVQDRPNDVESLVRKCFDSMSRLDPRIIRPFMAECRQTIANLDNQNMKAIKGLEDRLYALDQMIASCGRLVNEQKELAQGFLANQMRAENLKDASVLPDLCLSHANQLMIMLQNHRKLLDIKQKCTTAKQELANNLHVRLKWCCFVMLHADQDGEKLQALLRLVIELLERVKIVEALSTVPQMYCLAVVEVVRRKMFIKHYREWAGALVKDGKQLYEAEKSKRESFGKLFRKSFLRNRLFRGLDSWPPSFCTQKPRKFDCELPDISLKDLQFLQSFCPSEVQPFLRVPLLCDFEPLHQHVLALHNLVKAAQSLDEMSQTITDLLSEQKASASQTSPQSASSPRLESATGITTTTSPRTPPPLAVQDPLCPAVCPLEELSPDSIDAHTFDFETIPHPNIEHTLHQASLDLDSLAESPESDFMSAVNEFVIEEQLSSPNPISDPQSPEMMVESLYSSVINAIDSRRMQDTSAPGQEDPGDRASLSVQLGRCRASAHDSHLSIQTLKEDFCHFRTFVQKEQCDFANSLQCTAVEIRSIIDKVKHSLEITLHEKHQKELESLKSEYEGRLATLVKESEENKSKITKLRGDLVCLEEVLQNKDNEFALVKHEKEAIICLQKEKDQKLLEMECTVRTQHCEMEALRQSREVALEDLRKLHVENDEKLQLLRAELQRLEQSHLKELEDTLQVRHTQELEKAMSEHRLCLEKLEMENQQRIEQIQDSHAAVIQEKEQQVQELKLKVSDLSDMRCKLEVELALKEAETDEIKMLLEESRTQEKKTLQSLFEKETEQLRAEISKLNQKIHDNNENYQVGLAELRTLMTVEKDQCISELISRHEEESDRLTTDLNKITSLYQQAFEIEKGLKEELAELQSKLDSELSALEKQKDEKISQQEDMYKAIIQKLEKDKEEFVMRQEQDREQLVQRLNCEKEAAIETARKEMHLEREAVEKELLEKVKHLESQLAKSHAMESAREDSSSLVAELQEKLQEEKAKFLEQLEEQEKRKNEEMQNVRTSLIAEQQTNFNTVLTREKMRKENIINDLSDKLKSTMQQQERDKDLIESLSEDRARLLEEKKRLEEEVSRLRGGAFVPSPGVAAAPELYGACAPEPPVEALDTFAEGRPDSAMETSTMSVQENVHVLSEERQRIMLLERTLQLKEEENKRLNQRLMSQSMSSVSSRHSEKIAIRDFQVGDLVLIILDERHDNYVLFTVSPTLYFLHAESLPALDLRPGEGASGASRRPWVLGKVMEKEYCQAKKAQNRFKVPLGTKFYRVKAVSWNKKV